The genomic stretch AGTCCTCCATCAGGCGTCCTTCCGCGTCAGGAACCGTCCGCGTGCCGTGTCGCCGGTGACGGCGTGCCCCCGCAGCCAGGTGGTGCGCACGACCCCGGCGAGCTTCTTGCCCGCGTACGGCGTCACGGGGTTCTTGTGGTGCAGCCGGACCGGCTCGACGACGAACGTCTCCTCCGGGTCGAACGCGACCAGGTCGGCCTGCGCGCCCACCTCGATGCGGCCCCGATCGCGCAATCCCACCAGGTCGGCCGGGCGGCGTGCCATCCACTCGGCCACATCGGCCAGGGAATGGCCCCGGGCCCGCGCCGCCGTCCAGATCACCGGCAGTCCCAGCTGCACCGACGCGATGCCGCCCCAGGCCGCCGCGAAGTCGCCGGTGTCGCGGCGCTTGAGCTCGGGCGTGCAGGGGGAGTGGTCGCTGACCACGCAGGTGATCAGCCCGTCGGCCAGGGCCTGCCACAGCAGGTCGGCATTGGCGGCGTCACGGATGGGCGGGCAGCACTTGAACTCGGTCGCGCCGTCGGGGATGTGGCCGGCGTCGAGCGCGAGGTAATGCGGGCAGGTCTCGGCAGTGACCGGCAGCCCCTCGGCTCGGGCGGCCGCGATCAGCGGAAGGGCGGTGGCCGCCGAAAGGTGCAGGATGTGGACGCGGCCGCCGGTGGCCCGAGCGGCGTCGACGGCGGTGGCGACCGCGGCGTGCTCGGCCTCGACCGGGCGGGAGGCCAGGAACTCGGCGTAGGTCGCCGCGCTCGACAAATCGCCCAAATGACGCGGGTCCTCGGCATGCACGACGAATTGCGCTCGCCGCAGTGACGACAACGCGGCACGCAGCTCATCGGAGGACAAAGGCGGAAATTCCGGCACGCCCGAATCGGCCAGAAAAGCCTTGAAGCCGAACACGCCTGCGTCATGCAGCCCCGGCAACTCGGAGAGATTCCCCGGAACGGCCCCGCCCCAGAAGCCGACGTCGACAAACGTCTTCCCCCGGGCAGCCTCCTGTTTGACCCGCAAGGAAGGCACGTCGACGGTCGGCGGCAGGCTGTTGAGCGGCATGTCGACGATGACCGTGACGCCCCCGGCCGCCGCAGCGCGAGTGGCCGACGCGAACCCCTCCCACTCCGTACGCCCCGGCTCGTTCACATGCACGTGGGTGTCGACCAGGCCCGGCAGCAGCGCGGTCTCACCCAGGTCGGTGTCGACCTCGGTGTCGAACACGTCGTCGTAGCCCCCGACGGCCACGATCGTGCCGCCCTCGATCGCCACGGCCGCCGCGCACTCGCCGCCACCCGTGATCGCCCGCCGTGACCGCAACACCAGCTCGACCATGAACCGACACTACCGGCCCTCTGTGACAAGAAAATAGGATCAGGCGTGGCCTGGCGGACAACCACCGACATCCGTGAGTTCCTCGACGCTGCCGGCGGCTTCCTGCGGGCCCGGCCGGTCGACAACACGATGCTGCTCACCGAAGCCGCCTACCTCGAGGCTTTCCCGGACGCCCGCGACCAGCTCCACGGCTGGTGGACCGGCGGTGGCGCCTTCCTCCAGGCCCCGGGCCACGCCCCGATCGTCTCGCTGCTGCCCGACGAGGCCTGGGAACCCTTGGCCGAGTTGCTCCCCGGCATCCCGCAACTCGGCGTCGACGCGCGTTCGGTCCCGCGGGCGAGGTCCGCCTGGCCCGGACTCACCGAACGGCTGAGGATCGCGGTCTGCCGTGCGCGACCGCAGAAGCCGGTGGTGGGAGGACGGGCGCGCACCGCCACAACCGACGACCGTGACCTGTTGGTGAGCTGGTATCACGAGCTGATGGCGGCCAACCCCGGCGACCCGAGCGACCTGGCCTACGTCGTCGACTTCCCGTTGACGTACGGGGGTCTGACGCTCTGGGAGGTCGATGGCGTCCCCACGGCGATGGCCGGTCGCACCCCGGTGATCGGCGGCGTGACCCGGGTCGGCGCGTCGCACGGCGTTCACTCCGAGGCCGCGTTCGCCGCCGCCTGCGCCGAGGCGGCCACCCACGCCGACGAGGTGCTCGTCCTCACGACGGACGAGGATTGCGAGCCGTTGTTCGAACGGGTCAGGCTGGGCCCATGGACAAACCAGTGAACCTCCAGGCCGCCCTGGCCAGTTTCGCCGAGGTGTACAGCCCGCGCATCGTGACCCGGATGAACGACTACGACGTACGCATCGCCCACGTCAAGGGGGAGCACGTCTGGCACGTCCACGAGCACACCGACGAGTTCTTCCTGGTGCTCGACGGCCGCTTCGACATCGAGCTGCGCGACCGCGAGACCGTCACGCTCGGCCCCGGTGACGTGTTCGTGGTGCCCGCGGGGGTGGAGCACAAGCCGTCCTCGCCGGGCGGGTCGATCCTGATGTTCGAGCCGTCGGGCACCGCGACCACCGGCGACCGGCACGAGGGCGAGATCCCGGCCCACGTCCACAGCACCACCGGCCAGGAGCTATGACGCCGGGGCGACCCGGGCCGCCCACTCGAAGGCCTCGCTCGCCGGGAGCGTGCGGTTGAGGGTGACCTCGGGTCTCATCAGCGGATAGGTGCGGCCGATGTTCCAGCTGCGCTCGTACGGCGGCGGGTCCAGCACCACCACCCGGTGATCGCCGAGCAGCGGGATGTCGGCCGGCCGGCCCTCGTGCCAGATCGTCTCGCCGGTCGCGTCGGCCAGGTAGAACTGCCCGTGGATGGGGTCGGGCGGGGACAGCTCGCCCTCCGTCGCCGCGGCCACCCACGCCGGGTCGGGCGGGGTGCCCGGCAGCAACCCGCGGGCCGGCGCGCCGATCAGGGTGGCGGCCAGCAGCGTGTGCAGCTGGAAGTTGTCGCCCACTCCGCTGATCGTCAGGTCGTACGCCTGTTTGGTCGGGCGGTGCAGCACCAGCAGCGGCTCGTCGTCGAGCACCTCGAGCAACCCGTACAGCCAGGCCGCGTCCTCGGCGTGCGGCGTCATGCCGGACGTGGCGGCGGTCAGGCGTTCACGCTGCGGCAGCGCCTGGCGGGCCCGCTTCTGCTGCAACGGGAGCAGCAGGCTGGGGATCCACTCCTTGACCGTGAACCACGCCTGCGTGATCTCGCCGGCCTCCTGCACGGTCAGCCCGGCCGAGGCCCGTACGACCCGTTCGCGCAGCTCAGTGTATTCGTCGGCCGACGTCGGGGCGGCCACGCCGTCGCCCAGCTTGTCGGCCAGCACGCCGAACTGCGCGGCCAGCTCGAGCCCGGTGGCCAGCCGCTCGACCAGCACGGGCAGCACCGGCAGCGGGTCGGCGCCCTGCTCGATCAGCCCGGCCACCAGCGTGGCCAGCAGCGCGCCGTTGCCCAGGGCCACCTGTTCCAGGGCCGGGGCCAGCGGCACCAGGGCGGCGCTCAGCTCTTCCTGGTCGGCGTGGGGCAGGCGGTCCACAATGGCCCGGTAGCTCTTGGTCGAGGCCCGCGAGTCGAGCCGGATCACGGCGTCGGCCAGGCCGGTGCAGAGCTCGGGCAGGGCGTTGCCGGGTCGTCCGAACATCCGCGCATAGTAAGGGCCACCCGGCGGCGGCACCAGCGCGACGGCCGGGCCGAAGGTGACCCGGACATGGCCGGCGCGACGGAAAATGGCGTGAGCGTACCGGCGGGTCCGGCTACGGTTCTGGGTCGTGACGCGAACCGTGACGCTGGTGGTGACCGGCCCCGACGGCGCCGTGCTGGGGCAGGCCGAGCCGTTCGAGTCGGCCGTTCCCTGGTGGCAGGAGGTCGGCGACTTCGGACGCGGCGTCCAGGTGCTGCGCCTGCTGCACGCCGACCGGCCGGCGCCGCCCGGGGGGCACGTCACCTACCTGGCCCAGGTCACCGAGTCGTTCGAGGGCGCCCTCCACCCGTACGGGGAAAGCCTGCGAACCCACCCGAAAAGGGCGCCCTATGCCGAGGTCGGTGGCCCGGCCGCCTCGATCGCGTGGGCCACGGCCGTCGTGCCCGGCACCACCGCCCACCAGCAGCGCACCTGGAATCTGTCGGCGATCTGGCGGCTCGACGACGCCGACGGCCACCCCGTCGCCTGGCTCAAACAGGTGCCCTCGTTCTTCCGCCACGAGCCGTACGCGCTGCGGATGGTCGCCGCTGTCGCCCCGCACCTGGTGCCCGAGCTGATCGCCGACGGTGAGCACGGGCGCATGCTGCTGGCCCACGCCCCCGGCGAGGACCGCTACGGCGCCGGCCCCGAGTTGTGCGCGCGGATAGCCGAGGCCTTCCACCCGCTGCAGGCCCACTTCGCGGCCGACCCCACTCCGCTCGCGGGCATTCCCGACGCGCGTCTGGCCGTCGAGCCGTTCGCGCGGGTGGCCGAGCCGCACTTCGCGACCGTCCCCGGTCTGGCCGATCTCGTCGAGGCGTTGCCCGAACGCCTGAAGGCGATCGCGGAGTGCGGCCTGCCCGACACACTCGTGCACGGTGACCTGCATCCGGGCAACGTCCGCACCGACGACACGGGCCGGTTGACCATCATGGACTGGGGCGACTGCACGTACGGCAATCCCGCGCTCGACATCTTGCGGCTCACCGACGGCCGTACGGGTGGATCGGCGCCGCACGACGAAACCCTCGCTGCCTGGGCCGATCGCTGGAAACAGACCGTTCCCGGCTGCGACCCGCTGCGGGCGGCCGAGCTCATGCGACCCGTCGCCCCGCTGCGGTCCGCGCTGATCTACGCCACGTTCCTCGACAACATCGAACCGTCCGAGTGGCCCTACCACGCGGCCGACGTCCCCGAGCGGCTGGCCGCGGCGGTCCGTTCCATAAGGGGCCTATCGGGGGAGTAACGGTATGCACACCGAACCGCCCCGATTGATCTACCCTGCTCCGCATGGTGCTGATCGAGCGGTTCGCGGAGCTTGTCGTACGGGGTGGCATCAACGTCCAGCCCGGACAGGGGGTGGTGCTCTACACCGACACGGCCCACCTCGAGATCGCCCGCGCCGTCACCGAGGCGGCCTACGCGGCGGGCGCGGCCTGGGTCGAACCGATCTGGAGCGACGGCCCGATGCGTCGCTCGGCCGTCCGGCACGCCTCCATTCAAAACCTTTCCGCCGTACGCCCGTGGGCCCTCGCGCGCGTGCGGGAGTGGACCGACGCCGGGGCCGCGTGGATCCGCCTGCTCGGTGAGGCCGACCCGCACCTGCTCGACGGGCTCGACCCGGCCAAGGTCGCCGCCCACCCGGCCGAGGAGATGCAGGCCATGCGCCGGGCCGTGTTCGACGGCATGCGCTGGACAGTGGTCGGCGCGCCCAACCCGGGCTGGGCGCGCGAGGTCTTCGGCGAGCCCGACATCGAACGGCTGTGGGAGGCGGTCGGCACGGCCATGCGCCTCGACCTCGACGACCCGGTCGCCGCGTGGCAGAGCCGTGCCGAGATGCTGGCCGAACGCGGCCGCCGGCTGGACGAACTCGAACTGACCGAGCTGCGCTACCACGGCGAGGGCACCGACCTGACCGTCGGGCTGCTGCCGGACAGCCGGTGGAAGGGCGGCGGGCTGGTCGACGACGCCGGCATCCCGTACCTGCCGAACATCCCGACCGAGGAGGTCTTCACCAGCCCCGACCGGCGGCGCGCCGATGGCGTGATCCGGGTGACCCGGCCCGTCGTCATCGCCGGGCAGGTGATCACCGGGCTGCGGGTGACGTTCGCGGGCGGGCGGATCACCGAGGTGTCCGCGGACGACAACGCCGACGTCGTACGGGCTCACCTCGACACCGATGAGGGCGCGCGCCGGCTGGGCGAGGTCGCCCTGGTCGACCGGGACAGCCGGATCGCCCGTACGGGGGTGGTCTTCCACAACATGCTCTTCGACGAGAACGCGGCCTGCCACGTCGCGTGGGGTCAGAGCTTCCCGTTCGCGGTCGCCGGCGGTGGCGCGATGACCGAGCAGCAGCGCGCCGACCTGGGGCTGAACATGTCGAGCGTGCACACCGACGTCGTGATCGGCGGGGAGGGGATCTCGGTCACCGGTCGCGGACCCCGCGGTACGGTCGACATCATCAAGGCCGACGAATGGGTGCTGTGATGCGGGTCCTGGTGCTGGGCGGCACCGGTTTCGTCGGGCGTGCCGTCACCGAGCTGCTCGACGAGCCGACGCTGTTCAACCGGGGCACCGACACGACGCTGTTCCCCGGGGTCGAGCGGCGGCGCGGCGACCGCGAGACCGGTGACTACGCGTCGCTGGCCACCGGCGAGTGGGACGCGGTGGTGGACGCGACGGCCTACTTCCCGTGGCAGGTCCGGCAGACGATGGACGCGCTGGGTGACCGCGTACGGCGTTATCTGCTCGTCTCGAGTCACGCGGTCTTCGCCGGAGCGGGTTCCGAGCTGCGCCCCGCCGCGTGGGACGCCACGCCGCCGCTGACCAACGACACGTACGGCCCGTCCAAAGTGGCTTGCGAACAAGAGGTCCTCGGCCGCTTCGGCTCCCGGGCGACGATCGTACGGCCGGTGAAGGTGGCCGGACCGCACGACAACCAGAGCGGCCTCACCGACTGGGTTCGCGCCGCCGTGAAAGGTGGCCGGTTCGAGCTGCCGGGCGACCCGGCCCAGCCCGTCCAGCTGGTCGACTCCCGCGACCTGGCCCGCCTGATCGTGACCCTGCTGACCGAGGACCGCGGCGGCGCCCACACGGCGGCCGGCCCCAGCACCACCCTGGCCGGGCTGATGGCGGTGTGCGCCGCGGCCGCCGGCACCTCGGTCGAGATCGTGCCGGTTCCGCCCGGTCCGCGCTTCCCCCTGGTCAAGCCGCGCGACCTCTGGAACACGCAACACCGCGCACCGGCCGAGGGTCAGACCGTGACCCCGCTGGAGACAACCGTCACCGACGTCCTGACCTGGGCCGTGACCGAAGGCGCGTTCGACCCGGTGTAAGCGGGCCTTGGAGTTCTTGTGGACCACGGCGAGGACTGCGAGGCGCGGGTTCGCGGGCAGCGAACACTTCGGGGCGGTGGCGGGCGGCTCCCGCGGGCACGATGGCGGTATGACTTCGGTGGCGGCGTACGACGAAATCGCGGACTGGTACGAGAACGATTTCCTGGCGCGGTCGCGGCCGGGGGATCCGCTCGGGGTGCAGCGGCAGCTGAGTGAGCTGCTCGGGCCGGGCGACGGGGTCTGTCTCGAGGTGGGCTGCGGCACGGGCGTGCACGCGGCGCAGGTTCGGGAGCTGGGCTGGACGGCGCTCGGCGTGGATCTGTCGGCGGGCATGCTCGAGTACGGGAAACGACGGCTGCCCGTGGCGAGGGCCGACGCCACCCGTCTGCCGGTGCGGGACGGCTCAGTGCCCGCCGTGATCGCGATGATGGCGCACACCGACATGCCGGACTATCCGGGCGTGCTACGTGAGGTCGGGCGGGTGCTGCGGCCGGGCGGGGTGTTCGTGCACGTGGGGGTGCATCCCGCCTTCTGCGGCGGGTTCGCCGATCGCAGCGATCCCGAGGCCGTGGTGATAAGGCGGGGCTATCTCGACGGGCACTGGACGAAGCAGTCGTGGACGACCGAGGGGGTACGCAACCGGGTCGGCGCGACGCACTACCCGCTGCCGGTGCTGCTGCGGGCCGTACTGGATGCGGGTTTGACCCTGACGGGGTTCACCGAGGGTGGCGAACCGGTGCCCACCACGTGGGCGTTGCGGGCGATCAAACCATGAACATCATCGCGCTGACGCCCATGAGGACGAGCAGCAACATCGCGATGAGCAGGCCCTTCTCGGCGGAAGCGGCAGCGTCGGGGCTGACGGTGTCGGTCGTGGTGGCGATCGGCTCACTGCTCATGACGGTTCCTTCCGGGGCATCTCGGGGTGCGCGCGCTGGGCCGGCGACCTAGATTCGAGGGCGTGCCAATTCCGGACTGGTTTCTCAGCACGGAGGAGCGTGGCAACCCGGACTCCTCCATACCCAGCTGGTGCGCGGGAAACGCGGCCGAACCACTGATTCATGGCAAAACATATTTTGACCGTCTGGTCAGCGAGGTGGAAAGCCTCCGCGAGGGTGACCACCTGTTCTTCACCGACTGGCGGGGCGACCCCGACGAGCGGATGCGCGACGACGGCCCGACGATCGCCGAGCTGTTCAGCGCGGCGGCCCGGCGCGGGGTGGTCGTCAAGGGGCTGCTCTGGCGCTCCCACCTGGACAAACTCGCCTACAGCGAGGAAGAGAACCGCGACCTGAGCGAGGCGATTCGCGCGGCCGGGGGCGAGGTCCTGCTTGATCAGCGCGTACGCCGTGGGGGTTCGCACCACCAGAAGCTCGTGGTGCTGCGCCACCCCGGCCGCCCCGAGCTCGACGTCGCCTTCGCGGGCGGCATCGACCTGTGCCACAGCCGTCGCGACGACGAAAGGCACCTCGGCGATCCGCAGGCGGTGCCCATGGCCAAGGCGTACGGGCCGAACCCGCCCTGGCACGACGTGCAGCTCGCCCTGCGCGGGCCGGTCGTGGGGGTGCTCGACCTCACGTTCCGTGAGCGGTGGAACGAGCCGGACGACCTCGACCAGCACGGCCCGATCTCGACGATCACCGACAAGCTGCAGCGCGCCGACATGAGCGCCGACAAGCTGCCGCCGCAGCCGCCCGACCCACCCGAGTGCGGGCCGCTGGCGATCCAGACTTTGCGGACCTATCCGGCGATGCGCCCGAAGTACGACTTCGCGCCGAACGGGGAGCAGAGCATCGCCCGCGGATACACCAAGGCGATCAAGCGGGCCCGGCGGCTCATCTACCTCGAGGACCAGTACCTGTGGTCGACCGAGGTGGCGCAACTGTTCGCCGACGCGCTGCGCGACAACCCCGAGCTGCACCTGATCGCCGTCGTGCCGCGGCACCCCGACGTGGACGGCGCGTTCGCGCTGCCACCCAACCAGATCGGCCGCGAGAAGGCGATCGAACTCTGCACCAGGGCCGCACCC from Paractinoplanes brasiliensis encodes the following:
- the allB gene encoding allantoinase AllB, which produces MVELVLRSRRAITGGGECAAAVAIEGGTIVAVGGYDDVFDTEVDTDLGETALLPGLVDTHVHVNEPGRTEWEGFASATRAAAAGGVTVIVDMPLNSLPPTVDVPSLRVKQEAARGKTFVDVGFWGGAVPGNLSELPGLHDAGVFGFKAFLADSGVPEFPPLSSDELRAALSSLRRAQFVVHAEDPRHLGDLSSAATYAEFLASRPVEAEHAAVATAVDAARATGGRVHILHLSAATALPLIAAARAEGLPVTAETCPHYLALDAGHIPDGATEFKCCPPIRDAANADLLWQALADGLITCVVSDHSPCTPELKRRDTGDFAAAWGGIASVQLGLPVIWTAARARGHSLADVAEWMARRPADLVGLRDRGRIEVGAQADLVAFDPEETFVVEPVRLHHKNPVTPYAGKKLAGVVRTTWLRGHAVTGDTARGRFLTRKDA
- a CDS encoding cupin domain-containing protein, encoding MDKPVNLQAALASFAEVYSPRIVTRMNDYDVRIAHVKGEHVWHVHEHTDEFFLVLDGRFDIELRDRETVTLGPGDVFVVPAGVEHKPSSPGGSILMFEPSGTATTGDRHEGEIPAHVHSTTGQEL
- a CDS encoding phosphotransferase family protein, whose amino-acid sequence is MTRTVTLVVTGPDGAVLGQAEPFESAVPWWQEVGDFGRGVQVLRLLHADRPAPPGGHVTYLAQVTESFEGALHPYGESLRTHPKRAPYAEVGGPAASIAWATAVVPGTTAHQQRTWNLSAIWRLDDADGHPVAWLKQVPSFFRHEPYALRMVAAVAPHLVPELIADGEHGRMLLAHAPGEDRYGAGPELCARIAEAFHPLQAHFAADPTPLAGIPDARLAVEPFARVAEPHFATVPGLADLVEALPERLKAIAECGLPDTLVHGDLHPGNVRTDDTGRLTIMDWGDCTYGNPALDILRLTDGRTGGSAPHDETLAAWADRWKQTVPGCDPLRAAELMRPVAPLRSALIYATFLDNIEPSEWPYHAADVPERLAAAVRSIRGLSGE
- a CDS encoding aminopeptidase — protein: MVLIERFAELVVRGGINVQPGQGVVLYTDTAHLEIARAVTEAAYAAGAAWVEPIWSDGPMRRSAVRHASIQNLSAVRPWALARVREWTDAGAAWIRLLGEADPHLLDGLDPAKVAAHPAEEMQAMRRAVFDGMRWTVVGAPNPGWAREVFGEPDIERLWEAVGTAMRLDLDDPVAAWQSRAEMLAERGRRLDELELTELRYHGEGTDLTVGLLPDSRWKGGGLVDDAGIPYLPNIPTEEVFTSPDRRRADGVIRVTRPVVIAGQVITGLRVTFAGGRITEVSADDNADVVRAHLDTDEGARRLGEVALVDRDSRIARTGVVFHNMLFDENAACHVAWGQSFPFAVAGGGAMTEQQRADLGLNMSSVHTDVVIGGEGISVTGRGPRGTVDIIKADEWVL
- a CDS encoding NAD-dependent epimerase/dehydratase family protein — its product is MRVLVLGGTGFVGRAVTELLDEPTLFNRGTDTTLFPGVERRRGDRETGDYASLATGEWDAVVDATAYFPWQVRQTMDALGDRVRRYLLVSSHAVFAGAGSELRPAAWDATPPLTNDTYGPSKVACEQEVLGRFGSRATIVRPVKVAGPHDNQSGLTDWVRAAVKGGRFELPGDPAQPVQLVDSRDLARLIVTLLTEDRGGAHTAAGPSTTLAGLMAVCAAAAGTSVEIVPVPPGPRFPLVKPRDLWNTQHRAPAEGQTVTPLETTVTDVLTWAVTEGAFDPV
- a CDS encoding class I SAM-dependent methyltransferase — protein: MTSVAAYDEIADWYENDFLARSRPGDPLGVQRQLSELLGPGDGVCLEVGCGTGVHAAQVRELGWTALGVDLSAGMLEYGKRRLPVARADATRLPVRDGSVPAVIAMMAHTDMPDYPGVLREVGRVLRPGGVFVHVGVHPAFCGGFADRSDPEAVVIRRGYLDGHWTKQSWTTEGVRNRVGATHYPLPVLLRAVLDAGLTLTGFTEGGEPVPTTWALRAIKP
- a CDS encoding phospholipase D family protein, which gives rise to MPIPDWFLSTEERGNPDSSIPSWCAGNAAEPLIHGKTYFDRLVSEVESLREGDHLFFTDWRGDPDERMRDDGPTIAELFSAAARRGVVVKGLLWRSHLDKLAYSEEENRDLSEAIRAAGGEVLLDQRVRRGGSHHQKLVVLRHPGRPELDVAFAGGIDLCHSRRDDERHLGDPQAVPMAKAYGPNPPWHDVQLALRGPVVGVLDLTFRERWNEPDDLDQHGPISTITDKLQRADMSADKLPPQPPDPPECGPLAIQTLRTYPAMRPKYDFAPNGEQSIARGYTKAIKRARRLIYLEDQYLWSTEVAQLFADALRDNPELHLIAVVPRHPDVDGAFALPPNQIGREKAIELCTRAAPGRVHVFDLENEAGTPIYVHSKVCVVDDVWCSVGSDNFNRRSWTHDSELSNAILDETRDERQPLDPAGLGDQARRFPRELRLALTREHLCRTDDAGLIDPADVVGEMTAAADALRKWIDGGRTGPRPPGRLTPHSPERLPWHQRWWASPAYRLAYDPDGRRWRDRLANRW